The Euphorbia lathyris chromosome 3, ddEupLath1.1, whole genome shotgun sequence genome contains a region encoding:
- the LOC136221610 gene encoding protein TRANSPARENT TESTA 16 isoform X2, whose product MKKEEMGRGKIPIKRIENQTTRQVTFSKRRAGLLKKTHELSVLCDAQIGLIIFSSTGKMCQYCSEPFRMEQIIERYQKATGSSIPEHDSREQLYGELAMLKKETRRLQVNMRRYTGEDMTSIPFEDLAQLELQLEHSVAKVRDRKNELLQQQLENLRRKERMLEEENSNMYRWEQRAAVEYQQAAMEGKAVAVEQHQVLEQFPFCGEPSSVLQLATIPYHLHLSQPSSIN is encoded by the exons ATGAAAAAGGAAGAAATGGGAAGAGGAAAGATACCAATAAAGAGGATTGAAAACCAGACAACAAGGCAAGTAACCTTCTCAAAAAGAAGAGCTGGTCTTTTGAAGAAAACACATGAACTTTCTGTTCTTTGTGATGCTCAGATTGGTCTCATCATCTTCTCTAGCACTGGCAAGATGTGCCAGTACTGCTCTGAACCTTTCAg GATGGAGCAAATCATAGAAAGGTACCAGAAGGCTACAGGGAGCAGCATTCCTGAGCATGATAGCAGG GAACAATTGTATGGCGAGTTAGCAATGCTAAAGAAAGAAACTCGTCGTCTTCAAGTAAACATGAGGAGGTACACTGGTGAAGATATGACCTCTATTCCATTTGAGGATTTGGCTCAACTTGAACTTCAACTTGAACATTCTGTTGCTAAGGTTCGAGATCGCAAG AATGAATTGTTGCAACAGCAGCTGGAGAATCTGCGGAGGAAG GAGAGAATGCTGGAGGAAGAAAACAGCAATATGTACCGTTGG GAGCAGCGAGCAGCTGTTGAGTATCAACAGGCAGCAATGGAAGGAAAGGCAGTGGCAGTGGAACAACATCAAGTGCTTGAACAATTCCCATTCTGTGGAGAACCAAGTAGTGTCCTTCAGCTTGCTACCATCCCTTACCATCTCCACCTTTCTCAACCTTCTTCTATTAATTAA
- the LOC136221609 gene encoding pentatricopeptide repeat-containing protein At5g08305 produces the protein MLNSSSSLSLNLISLLDNCKSMFHLKQIHALVFALGLSQDDICLSKILSFSSLSDSGNNVLYSSCVLYSLSNPTIFNWNTVIRGYSKTRNPNGSLSVYIHMLRAGVSPHHLTFPFLARASARLFNPHLGMSIHAHIAKFGFHSDLFISNSLVHMYSSFRDISHARKVFDGMPLKNLVSWNSMVDAYAKCGYMVFARQVFDSMPEKDVLSWTCLIDGYVKNVNYGDAMSVFENMRTSGPRPNEVTLVSVLCACAHLGSLDKGRMMHQYVIHNKLPLTLVLRTSLVDMYAKCGAIHEALNVFRGMPKETGDVLIWNAMIGGLANHGLIRETLDLFLEMNTVGVKPDEITYLSLLSACAHGGFVKEAWDFFDCLGRHGMSPKIEHYACMIDVMARSGQIAEAYRFLCEAPIEPSASMLGALLSGCINHGKLDVAEIIGKRLIELEPRHDGRYVGLSNAYAIVRRWEEARSTRQAMERIGVKKSPGYSIVEMNGGIDRFIAQDKSHPKWKEIYMMLSLVVSQMKHIVNYEDEELMLWL, from the coding sequence ATGTTGAATTCATCCTCCAGTCTGAGTCTGAATCTGATCAGTCTCCTTGACAATTGCAAATCCATGTTTCACCTTAAGCAAATTCATGCTCTTGTATTCGCGTTAGGCCTCTCCCAAGATGACATTTGTCTTTCCAaaattctctctttctcttcccTCTCTGATTCTGGGAACAACGTTCTTTACTCCTCCTGCGTTTTATACTCTCTCTCCAATCCTACCATTTTCAATTGGAACACTGTCATTAGAGGCTACTCAAAAACCAGAAACCCTAATGGTTCTCTATCCGTTTACATTCATATGTTGCGGGCTGGTGTCTCTCCTCACCACTTAACTTTCCCTTTTCTCGCCAGGGCGTCTGCTCGCCTTTTCAACCCACATTTGGGTATGTCTATCCATGCTCACATTGCCAAATTTGGCTTCCATTCTGATTTGTTTATTTCCAATTCTTTGGTTCATATGTACTCTTCCTTTCGAGATATTTCTCATGCGCGAAAGGTGTTTGATGGAATGCCTCTTAAGAACTTAGTTTCTTGGAATTCTATGGTCGATGCCTACGCCAAATGTGGATATATGGTTTTTGCACGTCAAGTGTTTGATTCAATGCCTGAAAAAGACGTTTTGTCTTGGACTTGTTTAATTGATGGATATGTTAAAAATGTGAATTATGGGGATGCAATGTCAGTTTTTGAGAACATGAGAACCTCAGGTCCCAGGCCCAATGAGGTTACATTGGTGAGCGTACTGTGTGCTTGCGCTCATTTAGGTTCTCTTGATAAAGGAAGGATGATGCATCAATATGTCATTCATAATAAGTTGCCCTTGACACTAGTTTTGCGCACCTCCCTTGTTGACATGTATGCCAAATGCGGGGCAATTCATGAAGCTCTCAATGTATTTCGGGGGATGCCAAAAGAGACTGGCGATGTTTTAATTTGGAATGCTATGATTGGTGGACTTGCAAATCATGGTTTGATTAGAGAAACGCTCGATTTATTCTTAGAAATGAACACGGTGGGAGTTAAGCCGGACGAGATCACATACTTGAGCTTGTTGAGTGCTTGTGCTCATGGTGGATTCGTGAAGGAAGCTTGGGATTTTTTTGATTGCCTTGGTAGACATGGAATGAGTCCTAAGATTGAGCATTATGCTTGTATGATAGATGTTATGGCTCGTTCAGGTCAAATAGCAGAGGCATATCGGTTTTTATGTGAAGCGCCAATAGAGCCAAGTGCATCGATGTTAGGTGCTCTGCTGAGCGGATGTATAAACCATGGGAAGTTAGATGTTGCAGAAATAATAGGAAAGAGGCTTATTGAGCTGGAGCCGCGGCATGATGGTAGATATGTGGGGTTGTCGAATGCATATGCTATTGTGAGACGGTGGGAGGAAGCAAGAAGCACGAGGCAAGCTATGGAAAGGATAGGGGTAAAGAAATCTCCAGGTTATAGTATAGTGGAGATGAATGGAGGTATTGATAGGTTCATTGCACAAGATAAATCACATCCTAAATGGAAGGAAATATATATGATGTTAAGTTTGGTTGTAAGTCAAATGAAGCACATTGTTAACTATGAAGATGAAGAGTTAATGTTGTGGTTATGA
- the LOC136221610 gene encoding protein TRANSPARENT TESTA 16 isoform X3, which produces MGRGKIPIKRIENQTTRQVTFSKRRAGLLKKTHELSVLCDAQIGLIIFSSTGKMCQYCSEPFRMEQIIERYQKATGSSIPEHDSREQLYGELAMLKKETRRLQVNMRRYTGEDMTSIPFEDLAQLELQLEHSVAKVRDRKNELLQQQLENLRRKERMLEEENSNMYRWIQEQRAAVEYQQAAMEGKAVAVEQHQVLEQFPFCGEPSSVLQLATIPYHLHLSQPSSIN; this is translated from the exons ATGGGAAGAGGAAAGATACCAATAAAGAGGATTGAAAACCAGACAACAAGGCAAGTAACCTTCTCAAAAAGAAGAGCTGGTCTTTTGAAGAAAACACATGAACTTTCTGTTCTTTGTGATGCTCAGATTGGTCTCATCATCTTCTCTAGCACTGGCAAGATGTGCCAGTACTGCTCTGAACCTTTCAg GATGGAGCAAATCATAGAAAGGTACCAGAAGGCTACAGGGAGCAGCATTCCTGAGCATGATAGCAGG GAACAATTGTATGGCGAGTTAGCAATGCTAAAGAAAGAAACTCGTCGTCTTCAAGTAAACATGAGGAGGTACACTGGTGAAGATATGACCTCTATTCCATTTGAGGATTTGGCTCAACTTGAACTTCAACTTGAACATTCTGTTGCTAAGGTTCGAGATCGCAAG AATGAATTGTTGCAACAGCAGCTGGAGAATCTGCGGAGGAAG GAGAGAATGCTGGAGGAAGAAAACAGCAATATGTACCGTTGG ATACAGGAGCAGCGAGCAGCTGTTGAGTATCAACAGGCAGCAATGGAAGGAAAGGCAGTGGCAGTGGAACAACATCAAGTGCTTGAACAATTCCCATTCTGTGGAGAACCAAGTAGTGTCCTTCAGCTTGCTACCATCCCTTACCATCTCCACCTTTCTCAACCTTCTTCTATTAATTAA
- the LOC136221610 gene encoding protein TRANSPARENT TESTA 16 isoform X1, which yields MKKEEMGRGKIPIKRIENQTTRQVTFSKRRAGLLKKTHELSVLCDAQIGLIIFSSTGKMCQYCSEPFRMEQIIERYQKATGSSIPEHDSREQLYGELAMLKKETRRLQVNMRRYTGEDMTSIPFEDLAQLELQLEHSVAKVRDRKNELLQQQLENLRRKERMLEEENSNMYRWIQEQRAAVEYQQAAMEGKAVAVEQHQVLEQFPFCGEPSSVLQLATIPYHLHLSQPSSIN from the exons ATGAAAAAGGAAGAAATGGGAAGAGGAAAGATACCAATAAAGAGGATTGAAAACCAGACAACAAGGCAAGTAACCTTCTCAAAAAGAAGAGCTGGTCTTTTGAAGAAAACACATGAACTTTCTGTTCTTTGTGATGCTCAGATTGGTCTCATCATCTTCTCTAGCACTGGCAAGATGTGCCAGTACTGCTCTGAACCTTTCAg GATGGAGCAAATCATAGAAAGGTACCAGAAGGCTACAGGGAGCAGCATTCCTGAGCATGATAGCAGG GAACAATTGTATGGCGAGTTAGCAATGCTAAAGAAAGAAACTCGTCGTCTTCAAGTAAACATGAGGAGGTACACTGGTGAAGATATGACCTCTATTCCATTTGAGGATTTGGCTCAACTTGAACTTCAACTTGAACATTCTGTTGCTAAGGTTCGAGATCGCAAG AATGAATTGTTGCAACAGCAGCTGGAGAATCTGCGGAGGAAG GAGAGAATGCTGGAGGAAGAAAACAGCAATATGTACCGTTGG ATACAGGAGCAGCGAGCAGCTGTTGAGTATCAACAGGCAGCAATGGAAGGAAAGGCAGTGGCAGTGGAACAACATCAAGTGCTTGAACAATTCCCATTCTGTGGAGAACCAAGTAGTGTCCTTCAGCTTGCTACCATCCCTTACCATCTCCACCTTTCTCAACCTTCTTCTATTAATTAA